CCCAGTCTGAGGGACCTGGGAGTGAACACTGACCACACAGGGTGGCCcgggctgtggcagagggaagcccaggagaccccagactcagccagggatggaaggcaaaggctgcctgaaggggtgggggcttcccaactaaacaggaaggagccagccaaagcatatgtctctgcgtgtgcttgtgtgtgtgcctgtgcgtgtttgtgtgcctctgtgtgtgcacgtgtctgtgtgtgggcgcctgtgtgtgcatgtgcatttgcgtgtgcatttccatgtgcctgtagtgtgtgaagcagctagtgagtggcaggctGAGCCAGGACACATCTAATCCACCCTATTCCAGGGCTCACCCTCACGTGTAGACTAAAGGGGACCCCATTTTAGAGGCAATCGGCAAAGATGCCCATTTACCTCTGCTTCTCTGCCAGCCTTCCAGGCCCCATGCAGCCGGGCTTTTTCTCCcactcctctgggccctgggtccaggGTCTCCTATACAAGGAGGAGGGTGTAGCCTTGGAAAGACAGCCGCCCTTGGGGAATTCTGagggggcctccctgtgggaagctggcctgcgctacagcatagtcacgatgaggcccagagggctgtgcatgggaaggaggtgaaggaaggtTGTGCATGGGAAGAAGGTGAAGGAGGCCTCTGCCCCTCGACCTCAACCGTGGACTTTGGCCTCTCAGGTACTACTtggccctttcctttctcctggacAGGGGGAGTGGGTGGCAGGCTTGACCAAGTGAGAtaaaggcctcttctgggaggTCGGTCCCCTTGGGTCCCAGGAGAGCCCCTGGGCAGTGAGCAGTGTCCCTCTGGGTCTGACACTTGGCACCTCCCTgtctggctgggacttgggaggccacagggaCCACTTCTGATCACCAGGTGTCGCCAGCACTGGGCAAGGGCCTCCCGGGCAGCCCCAAGCCTGCGGTGGGGGATATGGGGCGGGGTCTTagggctgccccagctcctcatgtTGTTCTAAGGCCCCCAAGATTTTGGCCCCTggactggagtgccctggccTCTCAGCCCCTAAGGAGCACTGACGAGGTGCCGGTGCGATGCTGAGGAGGGGTGGTGCCTGCTGGGCACAGGGGTGGAGACACCCCAGGTCTGAGTCTGCCAGTCCCAGCTCTCtacccctgcagggctgggggcagagggagcacagcacctCCCCTCAAGACAGACCCGACCCAGCAAGGTctcagcctggctggctgggCCCCCGCCCCACTACACCTGCCCTAAGCtggggtttccctgtctgtgaaccCAATGGTAAGACACTGGGGTCCCACCCAACCCTTCCTGGGTGGTGTGAAGATTCAAAGTGTCTCGGGACTCCAGGAAGGAGTTACTCagtgcaggctggcaccctgggcaggcttcctagaggaggcgcCAGGATTTGGGTTGGATCTTGCAACGTGGATTCAATGTGAGGATGATGCCGTCCTCTGAAATGTCCTTCTCCcgaccctgttttctttgttaaatgcaacttgacacttgactgtcAAGACTCAGTttggtgtcacctcctccaggagggcccCCCTGACTACAATCCTCCTTCTTTACCCAGAGGCCACCATTGCCcactcatgtgtcagcctccctggctgagactgagttcttgagggtggggcctggccatCTTGGGAGCTTGGTTGTATCTGTTAACCTTGCCGGCTCCTCCAGCTGGGTGCAGAGCTCCAGGGAGGCCACTGGGCCATTCCTAAggaaggctggaacccaggcctctggggtgTGGGTGGAGATCCCACTCCAAGGGGTCTGGGAACACCCCGTGCCCTACCCCTGCCACCCACCTTCAGGTCATAGAAGATGATGTCACCGAGAACCAGATACATGTTCACGTAGTAGACGGTCTCCTCGTCGAACTCCAGCGGTGAGTTGCAGAGCTACAGGGCCTTGAGGTAGAAGTGCTCCAGCAGCTTGCCATGGCCCAGCCGGTGGTGCAGGGCGGCCAGCCGTGGTAGGCCATGCGCTCGTTCACTGGTCCCCTGGGTGCAGGCCAAAGGTGCAGGTGTGAGGACgtggctccctggggcagggagggctcaggcccctcaggagcaggTATGCAGACCCCGGGCTGCATGCCTGGCTTGCCTCCAGGCACCTGTGgtcacctgggcagctctggccagTCCCTTCCAGGTTCCCAGACTCACTTTCCCTTGTGCAAAGCAGAACTAATAAGGCCTGCCCCTGTCTACTGTGAGGCTTTGGAAAGTCGGACTTGGATGGCCCAGTTCTGTGTCTACACAGAGccacctgcctttgctcactgGTTTTAACCAGGAGAACCCAAAGGCCATGCAGTCCAGGTGCTCCTGGGCTCCCCGgctccaggcaacccacagacgTGACATCCGACTCCTCCTGGGTGTGGCACGATGAGAGCCCCCTACCTTGGGGAGTcagctgcacacctactgtgtaATGGGCCACGGGGCACAAGGCGCTGGGGTATGTGGCCTGTCTAGGGTTCCCTGTCTCTGGAGGGGGACAGACGACCCTGGCACAGCACCAGGGGATGCCCGGCCTTAAGGGGCAGACTGCTGGAAGGGGAACTGGGATTTTATCAGCCAGAGAGCTGTGTGGTTGATGATGGTGGGAAGGgcacaagagaaagggaatgtgcCACTCAGCCTGGCACAGGGACCAATGAGATGCCTGgcatgtctggaaggcagagggcacactgggcggcccttgtggtcagcagcaggaacaggcagaggaagcagagctcaggcaggcagggagctctgcacTGCGTGAGAGACCTTGGGCTGTGCCCCACAGCCGGACGGGGAAGCCAGTTGggcagatctgcctgcctggacaggagaccaggaaaatccagcagctgtttcagctcctggcctgcagacctggaggctgggctctggcaaagtgtgggtcctggcagggtgggggctcaggggacttACCCAGAGTGATGCTGAGTGCTAGGGCCATGTAGGCAAACTCCAAGCCCTCCTGGGGCTTCTCCAGTGTGGCCAGGAGTGCCACCAGCTTGTTGCACAGCTGAAGCTGCAGCTCCACCTTGCGGTTGCCCGTAGTCACTGCCAGGGGCAGGGCCTGGTCctaccacacaggcaggtggggtcaggtttcccacagcacccaccttgcccagcgccctcctcagagctcaaacatgtACTTGGAGCTTCCCATGCCCCAGCTACCCCTGCACCTCAacacagctctgtgctctgggataacACACAGTTCAGACACCAAGTTGGGGGCTGAAGAGTCACCTGAGGCCCATCCAGCTACACCTGACAGCCTCAGaccagcctctcccacctgggcACCGGGGGTCTGACTGgggggagccagcactcctctctgctctaaaaacaccacatttatctgtgcccagggctgagcaACACTGTGAGCTCAGAAGAAGGGAGAAGCCGTCCCACTTCGGGGTACATGCAGACCTGGGTCTCCCACTGATGCTGTGTGTCCTTTGacatgtccctgtgcctctctgagcctcagtttcctcatctggaagatggGGACAGGACTTCTCACTCATGGTTGCTTGAGGTCATCAGGTACAAGGGTAGAACCATTGTCACGTCCAGGCCCCAAGCGTTTGTCTCGGGCAGGGGCATGGTCAATATCATTCCCGGTGAGACCACTTGGAAACTCATCATGTgcatgggtggccctgcctccaggtGGGAGACCTCTACCGTGCCACACctgtacctcagcctccaggtgccccactgaggcccacccacatcagcccacaggccagctcacccgGTAGAAGGACATGCCTTCCTCCCGCTCCCAGGCCCCATTGAAGAagatgtctccagctgcctcaaacagctccagccccaggttgGGGTTCCCTGTGTACAGGTCCACATTCTGTGCCacctgaaaggagacagaagttccctCAAGACCCACACCTAGCGAGGTGGCTACGCGCACCTTtgccagcctccttcctctcacacactacaggtacacctgagcatttttcagaccctgtgcatgagggctgcccccaccactggcatgaggacaatgaactgatgcacctgagtgccaggaggtgacagagcagctgcagcccaggagcccgaTACCTGTGAATCCTACCACCAGGGCTAGCCCTAGCCCACTCCCCCTGCACTCAAAACAGTCTCCGTGGTCCCCTCTTGGCCATGAGCTCTTGATCCttctcctcagctcaaggaggtatacagcaggtgctcaataatgaAAACGTCACCAGGCTCGTGGGCTTCACAATTTGTTCCAGATCACACTGTGTTTgggaaagcctctgaaaacagTCACTATGATAGATTCATTTTGTAAGGAGATGTGCCACGTGTCGCTTGGAGCAAGTTCTGTGTGTTAACTGAGTGGTCGCATTATTTGAGCATGTGCTGTATACCCGCAGATGCTGTGCACTGTGAGGGGCCacgcctctgccctcagggaaaagatgctggccactgggggaggatgtgagggaaccagttggagggagggaaaaggcacacaacaggtgctcagcagtggtttaggaatgagtggatggatgaatgaatggatgagaagatgtagacacatggatggatggatgggcgtGTGGCTAGATTAATGcttggatgcatggatggatggaatgatgtgtgtatgtctgtatgtatgtatgggtgggtagataatgtatggatgggtggagggtagatgatgtatgtacatgtggatggatagatggtggatagacgaatgtatggataaacaaatggacagatagatgaatggagggatggattaataggtagataggtgggtggatggatgatggaagaatggatggatgaacaggtggatggatggatgatggaagcatggatagatgatggataaatagatatgtggatggatgatggatggatggaaagatgaacagatgaatggataaatggacagatggatgaatggcggatggatggaaggatgaacaggtggatggatggaaggatagatgaacaggtgaatggatagttgatggaaggatgaatggacggatggatggatgaacaggtgaatggatggatgataaatggatgaaggatggatgataaaaggatggatggatggatgatggatggaaggatgaacagatgaatggatggatgaatggataaatggatggatggaaggatgaacaggagatgagtggatggatggatatatggttgaatggatggatggatgaaggatggatggatggaaggatgaacaggtgaatggatggatgatgcaaggatggacagatggatggaacaacaggtgaatggatggataaaaggatggataaatggtggatggagggatggacagatggatggatgatggatggaaagataaacagatgaatggataaatggacagatggatgaatggtggatggatgaatggtggatggatggaaggatagaaagatgaacaggtgaatggatggttgatggaaggatgaatggacggatggatggacgaacaggtgaatggatggatgataaaaggatggatgatggatggatggaaggatgaacagatgaatggatggatgatggaaagacggatggatggaaggatggatgaatgaatggataaatggatggatggaaggatgaacaggagatgagtggatggatggatggatggatggaaggatgaacaggtgaatggatggatgatggaaagatggatggatgaatggatgaacaggtggatggatggtcGCTGAATGAACGGAtgataaaggaatgaatgaatgatggatgcacggatggatggatgaatggaaggatgaacaggtgaatggatggatgatagaaggatggatggatggaaggatgagcaggcgagtggatgaatgatggaaagatggatggatgatggatggatggaagaatgaacaggtgaatggatgatggatggagggatggatgaacaggtgaatggatggatggatgataaaaggatggatgatgaatgaatggatggatggacggacaggtgaatggatggatcatggatggatggaagatggttggatggataacggaaagatggaaggatggacggatggacggacCAAGAGGTGATCAgaagaatgatggatggatgatggaaagatggaaggatggatggatggatggatggacgaacaggtgaatagatggatggagaggtgaatgaatggatggttgCATGGAaagatgaacaggtgaatggatggatgatggaaggatggatggaaggacccacaggtgtatgggaagatgatggatagatgatggattgatggatagaaggatgagcaggtaaacagatagatgatggaaggatgaatggatgggtggatggacagagagtGAACAGCACAGGGGTCCTCCTGCATCCCTTGTCACTCACCTGGATGTACAGGTCCACCAGCTCGCTCTGCCGCAGGATGtaatagatcttccctgcttgcagCCAGGCATGCGCCGCCTCCTCTTTCCTCTGGAGGTCAATGAAAATCTCCAGACTTCGTTTGGTGTAGTCCAGAGCGGATTTGTAGGCCCTGGAATCAGACGCAGGTGTCAGAACAAGGGCTctcatcctcctggaaccagtctgcctccTCCCGTGGGTCTGGCGACAGATGAACTGGAATGTGCAGATTGGGAACAGCCCTCttgtgtgtgcagtgttctgtccttcccaggctgctgggagggccagggtgaacaCACACGGCATGTAAAAGATGAAGGACATCCTTCTGAGGGAATCGAGCATCAtgctgccctgtggcaggaggagtgtgctagtccatctcccctgcctcccagacatggCCTGTGTCTTCTCCAGATGCACCAGGAGCCGTTAGTGTTCAGAGGCTATCTGGGCCGATGATTCTCAAGGTGTGCAGGCATCACAGTCACCCGGAGGCCTGTCCTTATagcttgctggccctgcccccagagcttccggctccacaggcctggggcaggccctagaactcccacttgCCACAAACTCCTAGGTGACATGGATGCTGCTCTACTGGTCCAGGGACTACACTTTGCGAAGCATAGCTCTAGCACactggcccattttccttctgtgaacctgaggccaagactggagccagtctcccaggtccccatggaatctggctccttccctgctctctcagtaaGTCCAACACTCGAGGGGGTGTGACTGCAGCAATGTCACTGGGCCCTatgggtggggtggccagggccatggttacCCCACCAGGTCAGGATGCTTAGGGGAAGGGGAGTAGGCCACATATGGGACGTGAGACCTTGAAACCCTGCCCCAGGGAAGGAGGTGACACAACTGGCTTTgtcttctgtgggagagaagccacaggtggctgctgtggtcacatttaaggggacagatgaaggccaggagtgaagaTTCAGGGCAGGCAAAGATCAGATGACAAAAGCCACCATAATAGGAAGAACAGCCCAGAGTGCATgtactgcctctgctggggttgagatgacctttgacccaacaagggaggctcaagctgggactcacgggccagcagcagccctgggacgACCCCAGGCCCACCAGCTCAAAGCATCTGATGCCAAAGAACAAAATGATCAAAAGGAGAGGGGCTGATGGCGCCCTGAGCCAGCTTCCCTGtgcccccctccctgccctgcccgccCCCACCACTGCAAAGCCAGCCCTTACCACTCCGTGCCCAGGGACAGGTAGAGCTGACTGATGGTCTCCAGGATCTGCCCCTCCAGCACCTTGTCGGCCACTTTGTGGGTCAGGGAGAGCTGGAGCTTGTGGTAGATGACACACTGGGCCTTCCTGGGCATGATGACGCTGTAGAAGTAGCACAGCCACTGGACGGCCCGCAGCtggcctgggcagaagacaaaatggaagatGTTAGTCTCCCAGCATTGAAGCGAGGCTGGCTGTTCTCGGAGGCCCCTGCGCCATGCTTGCCTCTTTCACCTCTGTGAGCCTGGGTCCCATAGGTGGGGAGCCTGAGCGCagacaggccatgcacctgtGCAAGGGCAGATGCCAAGCACACCGTGACATGGGCACAGCTTGGTACAGATGCTCATGGTACAGGCCGGCCTTCTTTACAACTCCCAGGGCTGAGAtcctggccaggctcggcccctgcaccaggccatctatttctgcttcacaaagTCCCTCTGGTCAGGACCAGGGCCACCTTCAGCCTGAGCTGATGAGGCCAGGGGCACAAGTAGCCCCTGTCACAGATGGAACTCGCAGAGAGCAAAGCCAAGCGTCATGTCTGCCACACACGGCATCATGTTGGGGGAATGGGGTTCAAAGCCGGCCCCTGGCGTTCCCACACATGCTTCTCTCATGCAACCAGGCTCCCAAGCCACAGGCTCACTGGCCTCTCCCAAAGCCAGGGCGCTGGGAACAGTGGAAAGCTTCTGATTTTCTAGTGTGAGAAACGTTCCGGAGATTAATACAGGAAACCAGGTACGCCGAATGGACATCTGTCACACACGCCACCAAACAACAGCTGAATACACCGTCCTCTCGAGCACCCATGGGATATTCCCCATGACGgaccatgtgccaggccacaaaatgagcctcagttAATGGAGAAGGACTGAGACCAAAGCAGAGGTGTTCTTCAGCTGTACTGGCACGAACACTCGAAATCGACAGTGAAGGAAATgtgggaaattcaaaaatatgtggaaattacacactcctaaacaaccagTGAATCAAAGAGACCATCAGGGAAACTGAAAACTAATTGGAGAAGAATGCAAACAATGCACAGCCCGGGCCAGCGCGGTCGgagttgaggcgggaggatcgcttgagtccaggagtttgagatcagcctgggaaacatggtgaaatcctgtctctataaaaaaaaaaaaaaaaaaaaaaaaaaaaaattaggcggggggggggggggtggtgcacaaacatctgtaattccagctactcgggaggctgaggcatgagaatggcttgaatctgggtaaaagttgcagtgagccaagattgcaccactgcaccccagcctgggcaatagagcaaaactctgtcttaaaaaaaaaaaaaaaagcacagcgtatcaaaaattccaagatgcagctaaggcagtgctgaaagggaaatttataactgcaaatgtctacattcaaagaaagaagaaaaatctcaaatcaaaaacctAACCTTCCgccttgagaaactagaaaaagaactaaacgcaaagtgaataaaaggaagaaaataataaacgtGAGAGTGGAGatgggaagtaaaaatacagagaatggaaaaacaagacATAATCAACAGAACCGAAGgtgggttttttgaaaataataacaaaattgacaaatctttcaccagactaaccaagaaaagaaagatgggacacaaatgactaaaatcagagactgaacaccatggctcacgcctgtcatcccagcactttgtgaggcggaagtggaaggatcgctgaggccagcattgaagaccagcctgggggaacatgatgagaccccatctttaataaaaataaataaataaataattaaaagcccaagtttctaaaatcagaaatgaaagaggaaacattattgccgacctgacagaaataaaaggattccatgaaaacaccACGAACAATTGTACACCAAGAAATCAGACCATCCAGACACAACAGCCACACTCCTAGAAGGACACAAACTACCGAAAGTGACTCAAAAATGACCCCAAGGAAGCATGTGGGGTATCAGCGCCGCCCTCGGTCTCCTCGACCGTTCAGCAcagggtggggagacagggaagcaTGATCCCCATTCCCTGGCCTGCATTTCCGagtctgaatcccccagcaccccGGGGAGGGCCTCGTAGGAGGAGATGTCACAGGCTGTTGTGCCAGGAGCAaccggaggctgcagtgggggctggggcgctgggttcctggagggtctccttccagtcagagaatgcccctggggaagaagcctgggtcagaaccccccacccctcctTGGGCAGATATGTGGGACCAGGGCCCCTTCACACGGTCCTTTCCAAAATCTCATCCCTCCTAGTGCCAGGAgtgggtgccaggcctgtgctgggaaatgggCAGGTTTGGTCACAGCCCTTGGGGCTCTGgtccaggccacaggaggcaCCTCTGAGTGGTCTCACGATGCCATGACAAAGCGCTGCAAGGCAGAGGGGACTCAACAGTATCCCTCGACTCAGCCATTTCCCtggactcaacttcctcatctatccCCTGTGGCCTAGATTTtggacagccctgcccacctgcTGTCCGTTCACTGCTCAGTCTGCAGTGACTGTTCGATAGCAccccatggctccccagtgctcttggggaaaaggccaagccacagcctgaggccccaggccctgcttagctctccagaagagcttctcaCCATCCAGCACCCAACCCACCCACTCCCaactctgcacctccctgcataaaccctgctcactcacccccgcTCATactcccactcactcaccccactcactcatccccgctcacaccccactcatcaCCGCTCACACTCCCACTCACACCCCattcactcacccccactcacaccccactcatccccgctcacactctcATTCACTCACCCCATCAAACCTCCGCTCACCAGCACTCACCCCCACTCCCTCAACCCTGGGCCTTCACACAGGCTACATCACCAGCCCCTCCTCCACCACCAGCCCCTCATCCACCACCTATTAGTTGACTaaatcctctcaaccctctggTTCTAGACTAAAGAGACTTCCCTAACCCGGGGCCAAGTGCTGCCCCACCATCACGCCACTCACCCTTTTGTGGCTTCTGTGGCCTGAAGCTCACATTCCTACGCTCAGTCTCTGCCACCCCAGGACCCTACAAGCCCCAtttgtgggtggggcctggcacactctgcacacagcccctcccagccacTACCCTGGCCTCCGGGGCAGCTGGAGAGCCACGTGCCTTTGCTCCAGAGACTTTGGCAGAGGGTGGAACCACCCCCTCCCTGAGGCAAAGCTACAACaaccttcccttccccactggcTTCCCGGCCTCCTCTGGAACCTTGTGCCTGCATCCCAAATGTACTGGGATGGATCCCATTCCCCGGGAAATTCCAAGAGCCCTTGGTGGGTCCACATCACCAGGCTGTCCACATGTGGACCCTGAGGGGAAGAGACAGAGCCGCAGAGGGGAGACGGGAGGGCCTCCCTGAATCAGCCCCTCAGGAAGGAGCAGACCTTTCAGGGACATCAGTTGAGGCCCCTGTAACCTAAGGCTCTGAATTCTGCTACCCGCTTAGGGCAGTGTGGCCTCCCATCTCTGAGGCAGAGCACAGGGTGAACTGCAGCTTCTCCAGGTCATGAAGAAGGAACCCACAGCTATATGTGGGCCCCAGCAGTGGAAAGGATGCCCCACCTCGGTCGGGGACCAGGCGGGGGTCAGCATGTTCATTGGAAGAAGTATGGGACCCCACGGCCTCCAGTGCCAGAGTAGACGGGAGGTTCAGGCCCACCTCAGGCGACATCCTCCAAGCCCCCAGCCCACACCACAGAGGGGTGACTGTCGCATCCAATGCCCACCGTACTCAGCCTTGTCACCACCCCCCGCGTTACCCCAAGGCCCAGCTCATAACCAGAGGAAGCCTGAGCCACGCGCAAAACCCACCTTGTTCCTGCGGCTGCTCGGTCTCAGCTTCCTCTACTGAGTCTggcaagggagaaaagagaagcaatgaACACCCCCAGCCAGCACCTCTGGTTCCATGTCAGGTTCAGCTGGGTGTCGGTGTTGCAGGGTGAGAGCATTGCAGGGTGCAGGGgctgaaagtaatatcatccgagggccgggcgcggtggctcaagcctgtaatcccagcactttgggaggctgagacgggcggatcacgacgtcaggagatcgagaccatcctggctaacacggtgaaatcccgtctctactgaaacatacaaaaaactagccgggcgaggtggcgggcgcctgtagtcccagctacttgggaggctgaggcaggagaatggtgtaaacccgggaggcggagcttgcagtgagctgagatccggccactgcactccagcttgggcgacagagcgagactccatctcaaaaaaaaagtaatatca
This Macaca mulatta isolate MMU2019108-1 chromosome 3, T2T-MMU8v2.0, whole genome shotgun sequence DNA region includes the following protein-coding sequences:
- the LOC144340180 gene encoding uncharacterized protein LOC144340180, with the translated sequence MMLPSVVLLCDLHARRVQECQSWEPPSQLPGFPEPPLSSPGDGRDVIRDSVEEAETEQPQEQGQLRAVQWLCYFYSVIMPRKAQCVIYHKLQLSLTHKVADKVLEGQILETISQLYLSLGTEWAYKSALDYTKRSLEIFIDLQRKEEAAHAWLQAGKIYYILRQSELVDLYIQVSDKGCRRTPVLFTLCPSTHPFILPSSICLPAHPSIHQSIIYPSSSHTPVGPSIHPSIIHPFTCSSFHATIHSFTSPSIYSPVRPSIHPSILPSFHHPSIILLITSWSVHPSILPSFRYPSNHLPSIHDPSIHLSVHPSIHSSSILLSSIHPFTCSSIPPSIIHSPVHSSIHPSSIHLSIIHPLACSSFHPSILLSSIHSPVHPSIHPSIRASIIHSFLYHPFIQRPSIHLFIHSSIHLSIIHPFTCSSFHPSIHPSTHLLFILPSIHLSIHSSILPSIRLSIIHPFICSSFHPSIIHPFIIHPFTCSSIHPSIHPSINHPFTCSSFYPSIHPPFIHPPFIHLSIYPFICLSFHPSSIHLSIPPSTIYPSFYPSIHLLFHPSVHPCIIHPFTCSSFHPSILHPSIHSTIYPSIHSSPVHPSIHPFIHSSIHSSVHPSIHHPSIHPFIIHPSSIYHPSIHLFIHPSVHSSFHQLSIHLFIYPSIHPPVHPSIHPPFIHLSIYPFICSSFHPSIIHPHIYLSIIYPCFHHPSIHLGVAPHSAQHLRVAQNVDLYTGNPNLGLELFEAAGDIFFNGAWEREEGMSFYRDQALPLAVTTGNRKVELQLQLCNKLVALLATLEKPQEGLEFAYMALALSITLGKSPEPPPCQDPHFARAQPPGLQARS